The following proteins come from a genomic window of Dreissena polymorpha isolate Duluth1 chromosome 1, UMN_Dpol_1.0, whole genome shotgun sequence:
- the LOC127872260 gene encoding heat shock 70 kDa protein 12B-like, which produces MDSKFIKSLSRIPPPKLPKPPKSSFIVAAIDFGTTYSGYAFSLKSSPDQIHANAIWNGGSTPTLKAPTCVLLDPKGSFHSFGYEAEQHYQEVTTEGWRLFRRFKMVLHTSKKVSSDSTVNDVNGQAHPALPVFTMAIRYLREHLLKALNLATTGIVESDIRYILTVPAIWDVGAKQFMREAATKAGIPDAELRLALEPEAAAVWCDGPDIDLTGKKFMVIDLGGGTADISTHEKLPSGNFRNLHKPSGGPWGGIYVDECYEKFLSEVFGEMAMKKMKETASSDLLDMLADFETKKRSFRGPEDSERGMVLRIPAALATICSELSNVPLSQKVSASRFGTKVKTRAADKLSVDSSVVETWFQEPLRKLLGHLHELLRDAKMHDIKLFLLVGGFGESKYVKNVLEKGLIGYDVKTGRRLVVPVDAGIAVLKGAVKYGQRPEKIESRVMPDTYGVEMLRQYDGNKKHRDKMVISHGKRLVNKCFEVFVRANEEVKTSHTCAHKIHPISATSTLNVYKSRLSDPEFTTDDGCERMGTLTIKNSPEIPITEQELEVTFMFAETEIKVKVKNKNTGKEETLTLHVI; this is translated from the exons ATGGATTCCAAATTTATCAAGTCTTTATCCAGAATTCCGCCTCCAAAATTGCCCAAACCGCCGAAATCTTCGTTTATCGTGGCGGCTATCGATTTCGGTACGACGTACAGCGGCTATGCCTTCTCTCTAAAGAGCAGTCCGGACCAGATCCACGCGAACGCAATCTGGAACGGGGGTTCCACCCCGACCCTGAAGGCGCCAACGTGCGTCTTGCTCGACCCTAAGGGCAGCTTTCACTCGTTCGGCTACGAGGCCGAGCAACATTACCAGGAGGTGACAACGGAGGGCTGGCGATTGTTCCGCCGTTTTAAGATGGTCTTGCATACAAGCAAG aAGGTCTCGAGTGATTCAACTGTAAATGACGTCAATGGACAGGCACATCCGGCGCTTCCGGTATTCACCATGGCGATTCGTTACCTACGCGAGCACCTGCTGAAGGCGCTCAATCTGGCGACCACAGGTATCGTCGAGTCGGATATCCGGTACATTCTTACTGTGCCCGCAATATGGGACGTCGGCGCCAAACAGTTCATGAGGGAAGCCGCGACTAAG GCTGGCATCCCGGACGCGGAACTTCGCCTGGCTCTGGAACCGGAAGCTGCTGCCGTCTGGTGCGACGGACCGGATATAGACCTGACTGGCAAGAAATTCATGGTCATTGATCTCGGAG GCGGGACTGCCGACATTTCAACGCATGAGAAACTCCCGAGCGGTAATTTTAGGAACCTTCACAAGCCCAGCGGGGGGCCATGGGGAGGCATATACGTGGACGAGTGCTACGAAAAATTTCTCTCGGAGGTATTTGGGGAAATGGCGATGAAAAAGATGAAGGAAACCGCTTCATCGGATCTGTTGGATATGCTAGCTGATTTTGAGACCAAAAAGAGATCTTTCCGCGGCCCGGAAGATTCTGAAAGGGGCATGGTCTTAAGAATACCCGCCGCGCTTGCGACGATTTGTTCAGAATTATCAAATGTCCCCCTGTCCCAGAAAGTATCTGCGTCGCGATTCGGGACCAAAGTGAAAACAAGAGCTGCGGATAAGCTGTCAGTTGATTCTTCAGTCGTTGAAACTTGGTTCCAGGAGCCGCTTCGGAAGCTGTTGGGACATCTTCACGAGTTATTGCGCGACGCTAAGATGCACGACATCAAGTTGTTCCTTTTGGTTGGTGGTTTCGGTGAAAgtaaatacgtcaagaatgtgctCGAAAAGGGACTCATTGGATACGATGTTAAGACGGGTCGTCGGCTAGTAGTTCCGGTGGATGCCGGAATAGCCGTGTTGAAGGGGGCGGTGAAGTACGGACAACGTCCAGAGAAAATCGAATCAAGGGTCATGCCAGATACGTATGGTGTTGAGATGCTAAGACAATACGATGGTAACAAAAAGCACCGGGACAAAATGGTTATTAGCCACGGTAAGCGTCTTGTTAACAAATGTTTTGAAGTATTCGTTCGCGCGAATGAGGAGGTGAAAACCAGCCATACTTGCGCACACAAGATCCACCCTATCAGCGCAACCTCGACATTGAACGTATACAAAAGCCGTCTGTCAGATCCGGAGTTTACCACGGACGACGGATGCGAGCGCATGGGGACGCTGACCATCAAGAACTCCCCGGAGATCCCCATCACGGAACAGGAGCTTGAGGTGACCTTTATGTTTGCGGAGACggagatcaaggtcaaggtcaagaacaAGAACACGGGGAAAGAGGAGACATTGACCTTGCACGTGATCTAA